The Nicotiana sylvestris chromosome 6, ASM39365v2, whole genome shotgun sequence genomic sequence TTTAACATTATAATCAGTTCCTTCCAGACATATTCATGTTCATTACAAATCATCACAGTCAGAATTTAGGTAGATGaataaaaactcaaaacaaactaACCAAATTTCATTTATAAATTCAAGTAAATACGGATAGGTAGATATGTACATACCTAAATGATAAAACGGGAGAAAAATGACCAAATAAAAGTCTCGAACCCGAAGAACGAAGCTCAGCCACAGCGAACCAGCAGAGACAATGGTTTCTTCATACACAGACAACTTCTTTTTCTTAAATCCACAAGGTTTGAAACAAAAGCTAGAAATTAATAATAACTTTGCATCCTTTTTTGGGGGTTTATTTTCTGTTTTTGGTTTTTTATTCTTCAGCAGAAGAGCAACAACTATTCTCTTAGGGGTTAGGTCTCTCTCATCGTCCGTTTGTTCTactctatctgtgtgtgtgttcTTATTTGCACTTTGTTTTCCGTTTATATCTCCAAATCCCTTTGTTTTTGTCATTCTTGTGCCTATGGAGAAGATGAGAGCTcttgtttaattaattttttttctttggctCTATATGGCTGCTAGTTAGAGATGGAAAATCAAAAGGGGGCATTGGGTTGTGGATATCTGTTTGGAGAAGATATCATTCGAATGGATTAGGGATGGGGCACCGTTGTTCATTTAGGAAAGGACGAGGGGGGTCTGATGTGTGTTTTTTCTCTTAGCTCTAATGTGTTTTTATATGTAGGGGGTAGGGTTTTAGTAAAGGGTAATGGGTATTTGGGTAGTGgtattgaaattgggttggggtttaAAATTAATTTGGGCCTTTAGGAATTGGCctaattttaaaagaaacaagaccaaaaatatgttcttcctattttccttttttttaatcaattaaaatcctaaatcaatctattattgtagaaattaaaaaaatttatttatttttaacattaaaacaactaattaacttaaaaccaaagaaaacatgctaattttaaagactaaaatctaaatatgtaaaaaaatgaccatttttatgattttttgcttaataaaattaattcctacatgcaaattgaaCCTAAGATTGCATGAAATTAAAACATGacaattttttatgattttaaaaaatattaaaaatgcatgaaatgcaactaaataaagaaaaacttgtaaaatcccttaaaaattatttttggtttatttttaggagttattttcatgtagggcaaaaattaggtgctcacagctgcccctctttgctcggaaacaagAAGAATTTTcgagcaaagataaagtgagcaattacgagcaatttttgcccgtttgaaactccatttggaagcattttgGAAATGTTTGACTGAACCTTACTTCGGAGGTtgcttacatatccttggctataaaggaatcaggtcggtgtagttctggaagttttgatAGCTGAGATTACCggaaaactgtgatttcactgttgttgctgctgtttctgcttgttgagctccttattacaccaaaatgaaagatgaaaagctaaactagctaagcctatcaactacgagttacaagattcctatctataaacttTCTAAAGctcgatcttgagtcttggatggttcttcctACAAACTCTGATGTGAATCTTGATACTTGTTAGCTGCAGATACTGGTTccttcttcttcagcttttcggatcaaggcgggacatgcaaagcttgtgacttcaatcatatcttgagtagTCCACATCTTTCTCCACTTCTGCACTTTGagttcccttttttttctttttttctttttctttattctggattgaaactcattcttttggtcatcttgaaccctgcgcctcgaggtaaaacctgctctGACATCAAAACAaataaacgaacgaaatttttctgccccagttttcactaggaaaatttcatgagttattgtaacaaaattctaaactacttctttattgaaagcaaaaaaaaaaagcaggattgtgtatccttgagaaaaaAGGATTGGGGAGTCGAGCCCTATATCTATACTAAAAGTCAACTaggcgactagagagtggagaccctatgtctaaaaataaactcaactagggagtggagaccctaagttggaaaggcgagtagggagtggagaccttatgtctaaaataatctcaactagggaatggagaccctatgttggtaaaaggcgactagggagtggagaccctatgtcaaaaataatctcaactagggagtggagaccctatgttgacaaaaggcgactagagagtggagaccctatatctaaaataatctcaactagggagtggagaccctatgttggcaaaaggcgactagggagtggagaccatatgtctaaaaataaattcaactagggagtggagaccctatgttggcaaaaggcgactagggagtggagaccctatgtctaaaataaactcaactagggagtggagaccctatgttggcaaaaggcgactagagagtggagaccctatgtctaaaataatctcaactagggagtggagactctatgttggcaaaaggcgactagggagtggagaccctatgtctaaaatctcaactagggagtggagaccctatgttgtcaaaaggcgactagggagcgGAGACTCtttgtctaaaatctcaaatagggagtggagacctatgttggcaaaagggcgactagggagcggagatcctatgtctaaaataatctcaactagggagtggacaccctatgttggcaaaaggcgactagggagtggagaccctatgtctaaaatgatcttaactagggagtggataccctatgtcgaaaaagcgactagagagtggagaccctatgtttaaaataaaatcaactagggagtggagaccctatgtttgaaaatCAAAAATAGAGATTGGGGATCCTAGGCTActatttttttgagttttcttcttatctcttttctttatttttttgtttcttcctttatttcatggaatgagtaaatgcgggaaagaatttagaggggacttcccttttggattgattattgctaCAAAGCTGTTTTTAGCCCTTGCGTAATTTCTCttcggttgcacctgcttcttgcaaggttgctttgtaTTGCACTTATTTCATgtttttaaacaaagaacaattgttagtttgaaacagtggttggttttgtggccttgattgttttgatcacttgatctcggccctttAAACTGCAACTGGTTGCTTCCTGAATACCGATTGCCTTTCTGACTCTGGAAAAACTCTTGCTTTTCCAGATTTTGTCATGATGATTGGttggtggaactcaaccttttcgactttatctTGCCCTCACAGGCCTTTCCCTTctgatttctctttttttcttcttctttttttgtattctttttttttcatcattcattttttttgttcttttcttttcttcggagcattggggaactttcggctcctcaaactttgctgcaacggctagtcgcgtgggacttaaccttttccaactttatttcgccttcgcaggcctttcttttctggcttctttctcccaacttcaaattcagagcatttggggtaccttggcttcttcttttttcaactCTTTGCTGAGACGTTTAAccacgtgggactcaaccttttcaacttcatttgcctttataggcgctccatttgattttctctttccaagagttttgatttcgaagcatcggcCGTCATGGATAGTCGGGGTCGACTTGATGCCCGTgatgaggctgggtgcctttctgCACATTAGCTCGTGccaaatgagaaccctgtaaatcagtcttgccatcctttctttgtcttagtttcggaacagtgttagaccgaaaggaattcaaagaaaacaaacaatggaatggagaatgagtttaaaataagaagtgtccctttcggggaaaagaaagaaggacttatctagagtacatgcggacttcagtgaacatgacatgccttttggactggatgtcttATCTGTGTAAATCGTTCGACTTTCATAAATTCATCACAAtttttgcctcaaaatcgagaaaccttgccaggactctgttgGTGCCGATGGCTATGAGGATCCTCTTTTTGATCaagggcgccctttgcgggttttcacgagctgacctctctcatttctcttctcaccttaTAGTGctttttacgagttttcactaacaagactctctcgtttttcaTTTCTCTGCCTAcaatcgcctcatggtgcccgtgtggatttttaccaataaaactctctcattttatttctctcatttttattgcatcggatccaagtagcCGTATTCTCtaatccttgaacattctcaccgattgatcgaaaggacttgaaaggatttgggtaaaaatgatttggatcgaattacaactttggaaccattcaggcgggatcGCCGCCacaccattataacatctgccctagtttcacttttgggggaatttggatttttgttttggtgtgatttggattattttgttttgttttctctttctttttcctttctttttttctctttttcattttttcattttctttgtcttttcttcctctctttttttgtatatatttgttttctcttttttcatttcttttcaaaaaaaaattcaataacACTTttaagttccaaagagggtaatcaaacaagagtaaccggctcaaatggTTTACAAAAGGGttaatagtgtttgggtagcgagaataaaagccttcgtcatcccaaccggagaataTTAATACTATATGGAGGATCAAACAGAgcaccttttgactgcatttgcattgatagTTGTTTCAAGAACATTTCCTTTGATGTGTCTCAAGTACAACGCATTCTTTTGGCAGTACTTTTGTTGTAATGTATGGGCCTTTCTAAtctggaaccaattttccttcagatattccaactctttgttttatttccttaaactttatcttcattgcgatctaatacttgattcattatttcgagctCTGACAACTTTCAGGatttgggcatgaagtccgcaagcatatcatgttattgaaatatgcatttaacagaactaaaaagagaaaaagaaagaaaaattacaagattaagaaaagagacattcttggacaatgaaatattaatttcatttcattttttattttttattttttttgatcttttttttttctgttttttgaagatagaagggtttacatcagaaagtaagacaataaagtaaaacatccggatcacaccctgagataatccgaacgcaaaaaggatagcaagactggctactaagACCCCCGTCTAATGGAgaactttcatgcttggcgaccatttttggcttttcttctgtctcggcaatggttGCAACGActttcagtgccggatcaaattcctcagcttcacaaatcattctgGCCATTGGCCCAATGTTGTGGGCAGGCAACAGATTtttcatcacatcaggagcttcttcatcccgaaaaacaattctttcagcttcaatcaaatcttcaacagcccttttgagggtccaacagtcctctgtacTATGTCCTACTgttccagagtggtattcacatctagtgTCAGCTCGGTGCAAGGAGGGACTCGGGGTTTGGCCTGTtcgggccactggctgcaatagatctagcctgattagcttttggaacaagcttgaatacgattcaccaataggggtgaactgattctttctgaaaggctctcttgggctaGGATTGTATTGGAGATaatttggttgaggattatatggagcttggtaaggatgggcatttctgggaggtaGAGCTCGATTTTGTGTATAAGGTTGTGGCTGCGTGTAAGATTGCGCGCTCATCACCGCATAGGGAGGCAGTGCCACGGCATACGCAGCATCTTGAAAAGGATAATAATGTTGAAGGACCTCAGGAAGCATATATATGATGGGCTGGATGACCTACGGGTCCCCCTCGAGCTCGAAACCACCATGGCTCCTTCTTCTCTCCCATTTCCATTTATCAAATCCTATGAACCATTTTCAACATCAGGTGATGTGGCTTTAAAAGaaacatgactcaagattcgacccGTTTTTAGCCCATTTTTTTCCATCTCCCCAATTTTAATAGCCTCAGCAAACGGCTTTCCTATAGCAgccatcatgttctggaagtagtctgCCTCTTGGGCCTAtagaaagaccgtgaccatttcaatttcatccATTGGATGCTTTACCATGGCAGCTTGgtcacgccatttgacagcatattcgcggaagctttccgtgattttctttttcaaattggacaaagagtttctgtcggaagcgatgtccacattataccGGAACTGGCGAACAAAATCTTGTGCCATATTGTCCCACACGTGCCAATGGGTAATTTTTTGATCCGTATACCACTGAGAAGCGATTCCGGTGAGGCTTttcccaaaataggccattagcagctcctcttttccaccagcacGCCTCAATTGGTTACAGTATCGTTTCAGATGAGCAACCGGGTCTCCATGCCcgttgtacttttcaaattttggcatcttgaagccagctggcaagtggatatggggaaacatacagaggtcggagtatgagacactcttttgacCACTCAGACCTTccatgtttttcaggctttgttccaggctcttcatcttccgagccacttcctcttgctcgggatttttaaCAATCTTTTCTTGCTCCCCCGAGAGATAATATTGTGGAGGTTGAATGAAAGTGTacggggtcacatatgttatttctgattGAAGCTGTGGACGCTGAAAGGTGAACATTGGAGGCACAACATACGGCTGTGGTAAAGTTAGTTGTATTCTGGTGTCGACTGGTGCTGTagagaacaatattggaggtgccCAAGAAACTGGCGCTtgggggcgaaccacagaaggcatgccagTATCATTGAACggcattggagggtgcccgcatgggatgagcgggttgggcacaAGGGCATTGGTAACCTCACttgacctggggatcaactcagggaacccgGGGATTGCACTTGGCAGTTCCCTACCATTAGATcaggcatcccacatttccattatgcggagacgcaacatcttattctcttcagcagctgctGATTCTAGCTGCAGAATCGTCGATGTTgggctatcctcaggaccgatgattggtagattgcttacggaggccatctgtgcctttggatcttgtgaaggaggggaggctagactaccaacaaagCTAACTACTAAAACCTGGCTAgtttgcacacccaacaaccttgttagttttgagacgcttaacagataggaaatcgcacgtttggatgcaatgcacctaaacagttaaacgtttctaccatgtctttgaacggttgcatgtttcatcccggccttagtTAACCCTTTCAGTATGTACCCTTCTTTTTATTTCTGCCTCTTAatcactcttttttttcttttttttcgcttttttaatttttttggcactctcttttcgtacttttttactcttttattttatgtcgctctttttttcactttttctttatttttaactcaatttttccttcttttttttagtttatttttcactcaattaattttatggctatgattgaatccgatgaggattacctacgtatcatgacgccgcatgaatcagatcttgcgtaatTCGGGAAGatcgaaaatggagtaaataaactaacttttttttggttggaatttttgaaagaaatgctttaaaagaagaaagaattttttttttgatttttcgattttgatttttgttttgtttttgaaagaaagacttctaaaaattcatttgcttttgatttgaactatgggaattttaaaagtaaaaaagaaaatattttttgtttgaattttcatttatttttctctttttctaaagaagaaacaaaatatttttggattttggatgttgcctcttaattttcgaaagaggaaacttttaagaaaatgttttggatttctgagtttttatttatttacaaaagcacttctaaagaaaagcaaaaatatttttggacttggcAGAGTGTGAATATTTCACGCTCCCAAAGGAAAGTGGGAAGCAAGAAAAAACGATtttcagattattttttattcctttttaccattttttcttgcctttttttttcttttcctttttcttattcttttttcttttacttttttttcgtttcttctctaattccggCGGATATTCATTCATCGGCGACTTTGTctaactatttttcttttattttttttccacacacaattaaactctcaaaaagatctattcataagcaaaacaaaatacactcagatttgggggggggggaattcatcatcggaaaaccttCCCACACCGGAAAAAAAAatgatgtattgaaattttaactggaaaaagttttctcatcttatattcgtttttatttctttgctCTTTCTCCCATACATAAATTACACTttcaaaaaattatatatataaaaaacaaaacacACTTAGATCGGGGTAAAATTTTGTTGCCGAAAAAAAAATTCACCGAAAAAAATTGTGTTTGTGAAATTTCGATGACCACCATTTTATACTAccggtgaccaaaacaaaaagaaagagaatgaaataaccaaaaaaatgagaataataagaaataagaaataagagaaaaaggataagaaaaagaataaagaataaaaaaagtactaaaaatacatgtgggGACGCGTGTAACtcaccacttgccaagagtttggttgtcggtgttaagggtgcaaataatttcatttaaaataagtttagggggtaataggattcccacaaagaaaaagtgtgtagttgaaAATCCGGGTCTAAGTCaagggggtacttatgcattttcccttcAATAAAATTGCCGCTAAAACTCATCTTTAACAACAATTATAATGGCGGCAATATTCCCGATGGAAACATCATAATTTGTCTTTTTATCATCAATTTTTATAATCGGTATATCCTGTTAAATTGGCACTAAAAGTCACCAACTTTAATGACAATAGTTTAGCCACCATTAATAATAGCTACACGCTCTTTTGAAATATGATCTAAATAATAAAACATATTAATATTGATTCATAAAAACATAATGTATTTTATTAAATCTTAACAAACAAAAGGAAGTAGTGATCCAAAATATTAATATCATAGTAACTTAAAAAATAAACTTATATTGTTTCAAGAAAATGGCTAATGTCATTATATAACAAATCATAACGAATAAGTCTTCAAATAATTTCTGCAACACTTCATCTTATTGAAATCTTCCACCCGCTAAATTATGGATCATCAGACTGTATGACCTGAAATTACAAAATAATTATGTCAAGGAGATGAAATATAATAGTCTTCAACTGAGATATTTATCGAGCAAAATTATTAAATTTATGTATCATGGCATAATTGTTTGATATAGAACGGCAATGCTCGATATAATATGTAAATTCAGCTCTATGTGGGCAGCAGAATAGAAATAGTTATATTCTATGTTATAAACGTACCTAAAGAGCATGTAAATCCTTTAAATTTGCCAGCATTTTTCCTTTACAGCAACACTTTCTCGTGGTGAAAAAAAACAGCACACTTTCTCATAATTAACAGAAGAGCAACACTGAAGTGCTTAGCCATATAAGAAACACAAACTACAACAAAGATAGACCGTTGGCATATAGCTGAAGTTCTTAGCTTCACAATCACTAGTCTTTCAATGTTCTCAGCTTCATAAGCAGAATTTGAAGGGATTTATCAGAATTTTATTGACCTTCTTAAGGCTCAAATTGTGTTGTTATTCTCACTAAAATAAGGTCAAACTCACTGAAGATCGTAAGCAATTTACATCTAAGCTTGGAGAATATGTATTGCTACTACTTCTTTTCATGTAATTTCTATTGATCTATATATAGAATCTCAACTATGGTCTCCTTACTTTTTCAGTTTTCCCTAAGGTCGCCATCTTAATTTTGCATTTCCTTCTTTTGTTTCCTTAAAAGGATATTAATCAAGTGATTCCAGATCTTCAGAAAAGGCAGAAATGCTTTAAAATGTTCTGGATGGTATTTCAACTTAATCATCTAATATGGACTATCAAGGCCACTGTAAGCCCCTAGTAAATTTGTTTGGATTAACTTATATATAATATGGACAATCCTATACCATAaagtttagaaagaaaaaaagagagtaagGACCTATGGATATTGTTTCCATTTCTTGCAAGTTTAGATGAACTTGCGGAAAAACACATTTGATGCAGCTTCTATCAATGTGGTGGCATTATAAGGCTATGAATATAGTTGCAAACTTCATGTGACAAAAGTATATAGAGAGAACATTAAGAAGTTGGTTGTTTATTAAGAAAAGTGAGCTAGATCAATGAGCTAAGAATTGATTCACAGTTCTCCCAGGCCCCAAGAATTTTACAGTATGATACTGAACATGATGGCTTAAGAATTATATAAAGCAGCCATGGCAATTGTTAAAAATATCAAATTACTGATAAAATGAGAGATACACAAGTTTTAACATAACAAAAAAAGCATACATAAAGGGACTAAAGATATTACCATATTTCTTTATGCAACATCATTCTATGACAGAACACTACTATAGAACTATAGCCTTTATAACATCAAAGCAACATATGCAACGACTAACAAAAGAAAAGCAAGCAAATGCCTTCAGTAGACAACTAATAAACTTGATAGATATATAGAGGCTACACACTTTATTTAATTCTGCAAACTTTAAAATTAATGTAATTCACTCACCCTTAAGAGTAAGTACTCTGAATGCTAAAGGTGTCGCTTCCTATCGTGAACTCCCCCTGAAGAATTGCACTGAAATGCTTGATTATTTCCACCAAAGCATGACCGGATTTTCTTAGCCAAAGCATGACCGAATTTTCTCTGCCAAAACATGAATAATATCTTGAATTAACAAAACATGATTAGTTGAGTAGCTAAACTAATTATAAGTTTAATCATCTATTATATACTATTTATCATTGTATTTTATACATGACCGGATTTTTTTCTTCCAAGGGGCTTTTTAATGTGAAAATTAGTGGAGTCCATCTCAGGTTATCCACCACTATGCCGTCAAAAGACCCTGCATAAGTTAAAAATCCTAATAAATCCAatttacacaaaaaaaaaagtttacaCCCCAAATAAAACAGAGCTGGAGAAAGTCAACATTCTATTTTGTTCTAAAACATTTCCATGAGAAATCCCTAATCCACAACCCTAACTCCTTTTTAGAACTCAGGTAATTGAAGATATTTCGCAAATTTTTCAATGTAGTCAAAtatagtcaaattgtgtgatatTCCTCTAAATAAGTAAATGACATGAATAGAATGAAATGGATATAGAAAATTAACATAAAACACACCCAATTATTTTGAGATTGAGGAATAGTTAATGATTTTAGAAATTATCATGAAATAAAATATAGGAACAAGTTAAAAACAATACCAAATATACTTCAATCAGACGTACGTACCCATCCGAATGAATATTACCCTTGACAGAAAAATTAGCAGAAGAGTCTAACTTAGTAGCAGCAGACACAGACTTAGCAATCTTTTCTTGATCATTGACCAGCTCCATAACAATATCAGGTTTAAAATccacaaacctcccaagtttgaactCTACATTTGTCCTTGAATTCCAAATACTACCACGCTTAGGATACAAAGGAAGAATAAAAGAACTTTTGAAACTATTATTATCATCACGGTCCACATCTCTTAATTCAAAAAGGGTCTCTTGTGAAGGTGAAGACCAGAATGATAAAGCAATTATAGAGATACCCAAAAGTCCAAGAATGATTCTTGGGCAAAAAAGGAATGATCTTTGTAAAGGAACATGAAAAAAGTCTGTGTTTGAATCTTGTTGTGGAACTGAAGATTGACTTTATTGTGGTAAACGATCAGAAGTTCGAGTTGTTGTTATGGATGACTACGATGTCTATGGCACAAATATTTTAATATCCTAAGTCATAAAATACTGCATAGCGCATCACCCTAATCTTGGAACAAAGATGTTGGCGCCATGATTTATTTCTTTCATCAAACAGAATATTCAAAAGGATTTGAAATAGTGACTAAttaagtgaaattattttcaTGCCCTTGAATGGACATTGCTTAGATCTACTAAAGATAATATTGAAGAATAAAAGAACAACTGAATAAATAACATACTTGTCAGGTGCAATTTCTATCATGTGATAACTGAAGCATTTTGTGCATAGTATTAAAACTTCAAAACTAAAAATAACTATACCATTCCAAGTTATATCTAAAAAACAAGGGCCTAATTTTGAGATCACCAACtctttgaaataatatttttcaCGAGCAATAGCCCTGCTGTAACTTTCCAATGAGGCAATCTTCAATTCTATATCAGAAGCCATCATCAAAGATTAAAAGTGCGAAAGCAATTACTAGAGAGCATTTTCAACAAGTTCCCACTTTTACTTCTGCATTAGCTTACATTAAAGAGTGTACAAAGAACAATTTCAAAATGATGCAAAAGAAACCAACGAGTTGGTATTGAACACCGAAGTATTTGATCCAATAGTTAATATGCGGCTACTCCAATTCGATAATGTGAAACTAgagagaaatttgggaaaattaCCTGCTTCACTAAAACGGTTCCAATGGAAAAGATGCACACTTTCAAGATTTTATTCTGATTATTATCCAAGTGAACTTACCATACTTGATCTCTCAGAGAGCCAAATAGAGAGGTTTGGAAACCGAGAATAGACCTAAACACGCAAGAAGGTATGTTTTACGTGTCATGCTAATGAAATACTGATTGTACTTTCAATTATAAGCTTTTACATTTTTGACATATATAATAAATTAATGTCAAGTACTTGCTGATTTAAGGGTGATACTCTGGcaataaagaagctaaaatatgACCTTATCAAAAAAAACTAAAATATCTCTTCATCTATGatcaattattattattat encodes the following:
- the LOC138871955 gene encoding uncharacterized protein, with product MPFNDTGMPSVVRPQAPVSWAPPILFSTAPVDTRIQLTLPQPYVVPPMFTFQRPQLQSEITYVTPYTFIQPPQYYLSGEQEKIVKNPEQEEVARKMKSLEQSLKNMEGLSGQKSVSYSDLCMFPHIHLPAGFKMPKFEKYNGHGDPVAHLKRYCNQLRRAGGKEELLMAYFGKSLTGIASQWYTDQKITHWHVWDNMAQDFVRQFRYNVDIASDRNSLSNLKKKITESFREYAVKWRDQAAMAQEADYFQNMMAAIGKPFAEAIKIGEMEKNGLKTGRILSHVSFKATSPDVENGS